The following are encoded in a window of Candidatus Sulfotelmatobacter sp. genomic DNA:
- a CDS encoding T9SS type A sorting domain-containing protein — MLFIAQLDQHFQYGPFTGNVRPWDNFGQQGAFIGHQEFTHDSTLTYGSVSVFAAVSADTGLLIADLDSYAQIEVRAGISHTIVTSWTIDVYVRGAASTPYWIIEKEVGDLDASRFGGVAGSLQPVNGTATASFADTSDVVDYTGELAKSVNELNVFSGVTGATIMWNGDTYSHARTLKLTTLAQATQTFCALGCMAAADTMTAHAGGHGEIAVYPYVSPLSVPPLEAGDAQLAVHVWPDPLRSLGTIAFRAPTGALATVDVLDLRGALVRRVFDGAASGREQNVPWRTGGVSPGIYFVRVIAGGRKVTTRVALVR, encoded by the coding sequence GTTCATCGGGCATCAGGAGTTCACCCACGATTCGACCCTGACCTACGGATCGGTCAGTGTGTTCGCTGCAGTCTCCGCCGACACCGGACTTCTGATCGCCGATCTCGATTCCTACGCCCAGATCGAGGTACGCGCGGGCATCTCCCACACGATAGTGACGTCGTGGACTATCGATGTGTACGTGCGCGGCGCGGCCAGTACGCCGTACTGGATCATCGAGAAGGAGGTGGGTGATCTCGACGCGTCGCGCTTCGGCGGCGTCGCGGGTTCATTGCAGCCCGTGAACGGCACCGCCACCGCCTCGTTTGCCGACACGTCCGACGTGGTCGACTACACCGGCGAGCTGGCGAAATCGGTGAACGAACTGAACGTCTTCTCGGGCGTCACCGGCGCCACGATCATGTGGAACGGAGATACCTACTCTCACGCTCGAACGCTCAAACTGACCACGCTCGCTCAGGCGACGCAGACCTTCTGCGCGCTGGGCTGCATGGCCGCCGCCGACACCATGACCGCCCATGCCGGCGGTCACGGCGAGATCGCCGTCTATCCATACGTGTCGCCGCTGTCGGTTCCGCCGCTCGAAGCCGGCGACGCCCAACTCGCCGTCCATGTCTGGCCCGATCCGCTGCGGTCGCTCGGCACGATCGCGTTCCGCGCTCCGACGGGAGCGCTTGCGACCGTCGATGTGCTCGACCTGCGCGGGGCACTCGTGCGCCGTGTTTTCGACGGCGCAGCGAGCGGCCGCGAGCAGAACGTTCCCTGGCGTACCGGCGGCGTGAGCCCGGGTATCTACTTCGTGCGAGTGATTGCCGGCGGTCGAAAGGTCACCACGCGCGTCGCGCTGGTGCGCTGA